Part of the Aquamicrobium lusatiense genome is shown below.
GGGCCAGGTCTCCGCGTGTGAGGCCGCTCTCGCTCTCGTGATCGGTCATCGGTCAGTTTCCCCTTGAGCCTGTAGTCGCTACAGACCCTACACCCCTCATCAATAGCAGACGAGAGGTACGCGACAGGGAGCTTGCAGACGACCGAACGGGCAGCCCGACCGCGGATCGCCCGGCCCGAAAGGGATGGCTCGCAGCGGGTGGCTGTTGGGCGCCTTTTACAGGTCCATGCCGTCTGACGGCGGCAGCGGCGACTGAACACTCGAACGGACGGATGACCCAATGAAAGACGACTGCGCCCCGAAAGACGATTTCGACCTTGCCGTGATCGGTGCCGGCTCGGCCGGGTTCTCGGCCGCGATCACCGCCGCCGAAGGAGGCAAGCGGATTGCCCTGATCGGTCATGGCACCATCGGCGGGACCTGCGTGAACGTGGGCTGCGTGCCGTCCAAGACGATGATCCGCGCCGCCGAGGCTGTGCACGGCGCGCAGTCGGCGCATCGGTTCCCGGGCCTCAAGGGCGAGGCGCAGGTCGCCGACTGGGCGGCGCTGGTCGCGGCCAAGGACGATCTCGTCTCGACGCTGCGCCAGAAGAAATATGTCGACCTGCTGCCGGGCTACGATGGCGTGACTTATCTCGACGAGGGTCCGGCACGTCTGGTCGAAGGCGGCGTCGAAATCGGCGGGCGCAAGATCACAGCCCCCAAGGTCATCGTCGCCACCGGCGGGCGGCCCGCCGTTCCCGACATCCCCGGTACCCCGGACGTCCCTACGCTCGACAGCACGTCGCTCCTGGAGCTGGAGCGGCTGCCCGAGAGCCTGATCTTCCTCGGCGGCGGCTACATAGGCGTGGAACTCGCGCAAATGATGGCGCGGATGGGCACCTGCGTCACCATCGTCTGCCGCTCGCGCCTTTTGCCGCGCATCGAGCCGGAGGTGTCCGAAGCGCTCGCCAAGGTCTTGCGTGCCGAAGGTCTCACGATCCTCGACGGCGTGACCTATGACGCCGCGCGGCGCGACGGCGACCGCGCCGTTCTGACGGTAACGGTTGACGGCACCGTACGCGATCTGACCGCGGACCACCTTGTCCTGACCACCGGACGCGCGCCCAACACCGAAGGACTGGGTCTGGCCGAAATGGGCATCGAGACCGATCGACGCGGCGCGATCAAGGTTGGCGACGACATGGCCACGACACGCCCCGGCATCTATGCGGCGGGCGATGTGACGGACCGGGACCAGTTCGTCTACATGGCCGCGTATGGCGCCAAGCTCGCGGCCCGCAACGCGGTTTTAGGTGGGTCCGAGCGCTACGACAACGCCGCGATGCCGTGGGTGGTATTCACCGACCCACAGGTCGCCGGCGTCGGGCTGACCGAACAACAGGCGCGCACGGCGGGCCATGACGTCAAGACCAGCCTGCTGGCCCTCGAGAACGTGCCCCGCGCGCTCGCCGCTCGCGACACGCGAGGGCTCATCAAGCTGGTCGCGGACGCCAGGACCGACCGCCTTCTGGGCGGCGTGATCATGGCGCCGGAGGGCGCCGACAGCGTGCAGACCCTTGCCATGGCACTGAAGGCCAGCATGACCACCAAGGCGCTCGGCGAGACGATCTTCCCCTATCTCACCACGGTCGAGGGCCTGAAACTCGCTGCGCAGACCTTCGACAAGGATGTCGCGAAGCTGTCGTGCTGCGCCGGGTGATCGATCCGGCGGATTCGCACCGGCTGCGGCGTTTGGCGATCCAACGTAATCACAGCCGCACCTCCACCCAGTTCGCCACGATCAGCCCCGGCACGGTCTCATGTGCAC
Proteins encoded:
- the merA gene encoding mercury(II) reductase, which produces MKDDCAPKDDFDLAVIGAGSAGFSAAITAAEGGKRIALIGHGTIGGTCVNVGCVPSKTMIRAAEAVHGAQSAHRFPGLKGEAQVADWAALVAAKDDLVSTLRQKKYVDLLPGYDGVTYLDEGPARLVEGGVEIGGRKITAPKVIVATGGRPAVPDIPGTPDVPTLDSTSLLELERLPESLIFLGGGYIGVELAQMMARMGTCVTIVCRSRLLPRIEPEVSEALAKVLRAEGLTILDGVTYDAARRDGDRAVLTVTVDGTVRDLTADHLVLTTGRAPNTEGLGLAEMGIETDRRGAIKVGDDMATTRPGIYAAGDVTDRDQFVYMAAYGAKLAARNAVLGGSERYDNAAMPWVVFTDPQVAGVGLTEQQARTAGHDVKTSLLALENVPRALAARDTRGLIKLVADARTDRLLGGVIMAPEGADSVQTLAMALKASMTTKALGETIFPYLTTVEGLKLAAQTFDKDVAKLSCCAG